In Augochlora pura isolate Apur16 unplaced genomic scaffold, APUR_v2.2.1 APUR_unplaced_4794, whole genome shotgun sequence, the following are encoded in one genomic region:
- the LOC144477881 gene encoding uncharacterized protein LOC144477881: AHIENTQSSSVCIIPRSSGASQHRRSPEGSPAAVRFKAETWNIRINSSPPLKDNEIQASRFELNVEGDTEEDEAELETITENYDNVLATAGVLLEQLEARATSASPEPINSPSPSSTYAVSVNLPKIDLPRFDGQIETWVTFKDAFHTLIHTQPGLSNIQKLQYLRASLSGRAAAAIQSFSITESNYEAAWKHLSEIYDNKR, from the exons tgcacacatcgaaaACACTCAGTCAAGTTCTGTGTGCATCATCCCACGTTCGAGCGGTGCCAGCCAACATCGACGGTCACCCGAAGGAAGTCCGGCAGCCGTCCGATTCAAAGCGGAGACGTGGAACATTAGAATCAACAGCAGCCCGCCGCTCAAGGACAACGAAATCCAGGCAAG TCGTTTCGAGCTGAATGTGGAGGGTGATACTGAAGAAGACGAGGCCGAACTGGAGACTATCACGGAGAACTACGACAATGTTCTGGCCACCGCGGGCGTATTGTTAGAACAACTCGAGGCGCGTGCGACATCAGCGTCACCCGAACCCATCAATTCGCCGTCCCCATCGTCAACGTACGCAGTGTCGGTCAACTTACCGAAGATTGACCTACCACGGTTCGATGGTCAGATTGAGACATGGGTAACGTTCAAGGACGCATTTCACACACTAATCCATACGCAACCGGGATTAAGTAATATCCAGAAGTTGCAGTACCTTCGCGCATCATTGTCCGGaagagccgccgccgcgatccAGTCCTTTAGTATCACGGAAAGCAATTACGAAGCTGCATGGAAACATCTGTCGGAAATTTACGACAACAAACGG